The following coding sequences are from one Ammoniphilus sp. CFH 90114 window:
- a CDS encoding DctP family TRAP transporter solute-binding subunit encodes MKKLASAFLASALAVSLVGCGGGGQSQPTAEQPSGEQKPAAEASKEEIVIKFSHVTAPESVKGKAAQKFADLVAEKTGGQVKVEVYPSSQLYGDKDELDALVAGNVQMIAPSVTKMVKLDPRWQYVDMPFLFKDRDHAVKFFESDVAKSLLEGDALVSNDILGLVFWENGFKNFTNNKKALVTPADFNGLKFRSQAGKVLEAQFKAVGAGSATIPFGETYAALQQGTVDGQENTFDNMSTQKYQEVQKYLTVSNHGRLDYAIFVNKPFWEGMPADVRAKVEEALQEATTYELELAEGQNQKAYEELKASGKLEVTELTDEQRAELEKSFAKVYEEFSATITPELIDGIKNLK; translated from the coding sequence ATGAAAAAGTTAGCATCTGCCTTTTTAGCTAGTGCATTAGCAGTTTCTCTTGTAGGTTGTGGAGGCGGCGGACAATCGCAACCAACAGCAGAACAACCAAGCGGAGAGCAAAAGCCTGCAGCTGAGGCTTCAAAAGAGGAAATTGTTATTAAGTTTTCTCACGTAACGGCTCCTGAAAGTGTTAAGGGTAAAGCGGCACAAAAGTTTGCTGATCTAGTAGCAGAAAAGACAGGTGGACAAGTAAAAGTTGAAGTATACCCTTCTTCTCAGCTTTATGGTGATAAAGATGAATTGGACGCTCTAGTAGCTGGAAACGTACAAATGATCGCTCCATCTGTAACGAAGATGGTAAAGCTAGACCCGCGCTGGCAATATGTTGATATGCCTTTCTTGTTTAAGGATCGTGACCATGCAGTGAAGTTTTTCGAAAGTGATGTAGCAAAGAGCTTGCTTGAGGGTGATGCGCTAGTTTCTAATGATATCTTAGGATTAGTGTTCTGGGAAAACGGATTCAAGAACTTCACAAACAACAAGAAGGCTCTTGTAACGCCTGCTGATTTCAACGGATTAAAGTTCCGATCTCAAGCAGGTAAGGTGCTAGAAGCTCAGTTTAAAGCAGTTGGAGCAGGTTCTGCAACGATTCCATTCGGTGAAACCTATGCAGCCCTTCAACAAGGAACGGTTGATGGACAAGAAAATACTTTTGACAACATGAGTACTCAAAAGTACCAAGAAGTACAAAAGTACTTGACTGTATCCAATCATGGACGTCTTGATTATGCGATCTTCGTAAACAAGCCATTCTGGGAAGGAATGCCTGCTGACGTACGTGCGAAGGTAGAAGAAGCACTACAGGAAGCTACCACTTATGAGTTAGAGCTAGCGGAAGGCCAAAACCAAAAGGCATACGAAGAGCTAAAAGCATCCGGAAAGCTTGAAGTAACCGAGTTGACAGATGAACAGCGTGCTGAGCTAGAAAAATCTTTCGCTAAGGTTTATGAAGAGTTCTCAGCTACGATCACTCCTGAGTTAATCGACGGAATTAAAAATCTTAAATAA
- a CDS encoding TRAP transporter small permease has product MPRWRKAWDLFEDITAGTFFSIGIALIFYGVLMRYAFNEPKAWVEEIANYTIVWGALLGVPIALRNNHHIQVDMLYEKFSKPMKKITDIFANAMGIVFCLFYTYYGCLLVAKRFGSGMVSMDVGIPMWIVYLILPISGFLFLLRFIDRLVGVLQGKEDKHDPHLV; this is encoded by the coding sequence ATGCCGCGTTGGAGAAAAGCTTGGGATCTATTTGAAGACATTACTGCGGGAACGTTTTTTTCTATAGGAATTGCCCTCATCTTCTACGGTGTACTTATGCGTTATGCTTTTAACGAGCCGAAGGCATGGGTGGAGGAAATTGCCAACTACACGATAGTATGGGGAGCCTTATTAGGAGTGCCAATTGCATTAAGGAATAATCATCACATTCAAGTTGACATGCTTTACGAGAAGTTTTCTAAACCGATGAAAAAGATTACAGATATCTTCGCTAATGCTATGGGAATTGTTTTCTGCCTTTTTTATACGTACTACGGATGTTTATTAGTAGCTAAGCGATTTGGTTCGGGCATGGTTTCCATGGACGTAGGAATTCCTATGTGGATTGTTTATCTCATCTTGCCAATCTCAGGCTTCCTATTTTTACTTCGCTTTATTGATAGACTTGTAGGTGTATTACAGGGAAAGGAGGATAAACATGACCCTCATCTTGTTTAG
- a CDS encoding TRAP transporter large permease, translated as MTLILFSIFIVMMLLRVPIAISLALATIAVLMQENFNMNMVPQRMFSALDSFPLMAIPGFVLAGVLLARGGISKYLIEALRTWVGHLPGGLSVVTILACMIFAAISGSSPATAAAIGSIMIPAMVSAGYDKKYSMGLVAAAGTLGILIPPSIPLIIYGITAEESIGKLFMAGIIPGVLLGSILIVSAIFYAKKNGYGKAEKATNEERVKASVKALWGAFLPILILGSIYTGVATPTESAVIAVAYAIIVSTIIYREMGLKDLRPILVESINITSMIFLIIAAASLFGLYLTNAQVPHHVGAWIAESNMNKWTFFIIINILFFIMGTFLEAVSIILITLPIILPIIKHLGIDPIHFAIVMTVNMELAMITPPVGLNLFVVAGIAKEKLGAVVKGVIPFIVLFIIVLALLVLFPQISLWLPQMMQ; from the coding sequence ATGACCCTCATCTTGTTTAGTATTTTTATTGTCATGATGCTATTGCGCGTGCCAATTGCAATCAGCTTGGCGCTAGCGACGATAGCAGTCCTCATGCAAGAAAACTTCAATATGAACATGGTACCACAAAGGATGTTTTCCGCTCTTGACTCATTTCCACTCATGGCTATTCCTGGCTTTGTTTTGGCAGGGGTTCTCCTTGCTCGAGGAGGAATTTCGAAGTACCTCATTGAAGCCTTACGGACTTGGGTTGGACATCTTCCAGGGGGACTATCGGTTGTAACCATATTGGCTTGTATGATCTTCGCGGCGATTTCAGGGTCCAGTCCTGCTACCGCAGCAGCGATTGGTTCAATCATGATCCCGGCCATGGTGAGTGCAGGGTATGATAAGAAGTATTCCATGGGGTTGGTTGCGGCAGCGGGAACACTAGGAATCCTGATTCCTCCAAGCATTCCTCTTATCATCTATGGAATTACGGCAGAAGAATCTATTGGTAAGCTATTTATGGCTGGTATTATCCCAGGGGTATTACTAGGTAGCATATTAATCGTCTCTGCTATCTTCTATGCAAAGAAAAATGGCTATGGTAAGGCCGAGAAGGCAACGAATGAAGAGCGTGTGAAAGCTTCTGTGAAGGCACTATGGGGAGCATTTCTGCCAATCCTTATCTTGGGGAGTATCTACACAGGGGTAGCAACACCTACAGAATCTGCTGTTATTGCAGTAGCTTATGCAATTATCGTTTCCACTATTATCTATCGTGAAATGGGCTTAAAGGACCTTCGTCCGATTCTTGTTGAGTCCATTAACATCACTTCGATGATCTTTTTGATTATTGCGGCTGCCAGCTTGTTCGGGCTATATCTGACCAATGCTCAAGTTCCACATCACGTGGGAGCATGGATCGCCGAGAGCAATATGAATAAGTGGACTTTCTTCATCATTATTAACATCTTGTTCTTCATCATGGGTACTTTCTTAGAAGCCGTATCCATTATCTTGATTACATTGCCTATCATCCTGCCGATCATCAAGCATCTAGGCATTGATCCTATACACTTTGCTATTGTTATGACGGTGAACATGGAATTGGCGATGATCACGCCACCAGTTGGGCTGAACTTGTTCGTTGTGGCAGGGATTGCGAAGGAGAAGCTTGGGGCCGTCGTAAAAGGAGTAATACCGTTTATCGTGTTGTTCATCATCGTACTCGCTCTCCTCGTCCTCTTCCCGCAGATTTCCCTGTGGTTGCCGCAGATGATGCAGTAG
- a CDS encoding response regulator, which translates to MEEKIRTMIVEDDPMVMEVNKGFVEATGGFDIVGLARSGTEALELMTVVQPQLVILDIFLPDMDGLQTLAEIRKRNDPIDVILVTAARDSETVQKVFRYGAIDYIMKPFKFERFKNALESYRTLRKTLTKDLLDQEEIDRHLSAMKLVAQERDSSNQVVGDADALPKGLNEITLKQILLFLLKQSHPLSAEEVAEGVGLARVTARRYLDFLAKAGKVKLEIQYGSVGRPINRYHVK; encoded by the coding sequence ATGGAAGAGAAAATTAGAACGATGATTGTAGAAGATGATCCGATGGTAATGGAAGTGAATAAAGGGTTCGTAGAAGCTACAGGAGGCTTTGACATCGTTGGCCTGGCCCGTTCTGGTACGGAGGCGCTGGAATTGATGACTGTGGTCCAACCTCAACTAGTCATCCTCGATATCTTCCTTCCAGACATGGATGGACTACAGACCTTAGCTGAGATTCGAAAGAGAAATGACCCTATTGACGTCATTCTCGTGACCGCAGCGAGGGATTCGGAAACGGTACAGAAGGTTTTTCGTTACGGTGCGATTGACTATATTATGAAGCCTTTTAAATTCGAGCGTTTTAAGAATGCTCTAGAATCCTACCGCACCCTGCGTAAAACCTTAACCAAGGATTTATTGGATCAGGAGGAGATCGATCGTCACCTGTCCGCTATGAAACTAGTAGCTCAAGAAAGAGACTCAAGCAACCAAGTAGTGGGAGATGCTGATGCCCTCCCAAAAGGCTTGAACGAAATCACTCTTAAACAAATACTGCTCTTTTTACTTAAGCAATCTCATCCTCTGTCTGCAGAAGAAGTGGCGGAAGGTGTAGGACTAGCCCGTGTGACTGCAAGAAGATATCTAGATTTTCTAGCGAAGGCAGGAAAGGTCAAACTCGAGATTCAGTACGGCTCAGTAGGAAGGCCGATTAATCGATATCATGTGAAATGA
- a CDS encoding sensor histidine kinase has protein sequence MRAKTNTTFSLRFKIGVLVFCLVLLSTGISGTMLIEKVYTAIEKELGQRALSIARTVSQVDEVTNYIGTPVGPQIIQPIADKIRLATNVEYIVVMDMDRVRYSHPIPEMIGTVFEGGDEGPAFAEHAYISRAVGVNGPSIRAFVPLMRGSKQVGVVVVGMVTPTYLKLLEEYRNDLYFSLFVALFIGFIGAFLLAYNIKKQMFNMEPNEIARLLEERIAVFQSIGDGIIAIDTNHRITIANPKACEILGLDYPVVGKKIHDVVPETQLADVVKTGIPQYNQDRMLGQTRIMISVLPIRIKGKIVGAVATFQDKTTVFNLAEELTGVKQFIEALRVQNHEYMNKLHTIAGLIQLGKTEQALTYIFDTTEQQEELAAFLTNQIADYSISGLLLGKVSRARELGIDLHIDRNSSLTAIPKPWDSSVMVAVIGNLLQNAMEALQGQELGKRKIYCYIRNDYEVLNIIVEDNGPGIPDEIRELIYIQGFSTKANKDKNRGIGLALIHQYVINAEGTLDLMSDPSFGTRFEIAVPMNPDREEEMDHGREN, from the coding sequence ATGAGAGCAAAAACGAACACAACTTTCAGTCTCCGCTTTAAGATCGGTGTCCTGGTCTTCTGCTTGGTGCTGTTATCAACAGGTATAAGTGGAACGATGTTAATTGAAAAGGTGTATACCGCCATTGAGAAGGAATTAGGACAACGCGCGCTATCCATCGCCCGAACCGTTTCTCAAGTAGATGAAGTAACTAACTATATCGGCACCCCAGTGGGCCCCCAAATCATCCAGCCGATTGCAGACAAAATTCGCTTAGCCACGAATGTAGAATACATTGTGGTCATGGATATGGATCGAGTCAGATATTCCCATCCTATCCCGGAGATGATTGGAACCGTTTTTGAAGGCGGCGATGAAGGGCCTGCGTTTGCCGAACATGCTTATATTTCCCGAGCCGTAGGTGTCAACGGCCCTTCTATCCGAGCCTTCGTTCCGCTCATGCGAGGGTCTAAACAAGTAGGTGTCGTTGTCGTTGGTATGGTGACACCCACCTATCTGAAGCTTCTCGAGGAATACCGGAACGATCTTTATTTTTCCCTCTTTGTTGCGCTTTTTATCGGTTTTATTGGGGCGTTTCTCCTAGCTTATAATATCAAGAAGCAAATGTTCAACATGGAGCCAAACGAAATAGCGAGGCTGTTAGAGGAACGAATTGCTGTCTTTCAATCGATTGGAGATGGCATTATTGCGATTGATACGAATCACCGGATTACGATTGCCAACCCTAAAGCTTGCGAAATCTTAGGCCTCGATTATCCCGTAGTCGGGAAAAAGATTCATGACGTTGTCCCTGAGACTCAGCTTGCGGATGTGGTGAAGACTGGGATTCCACAATATAATCAAGACCGAATGCTAGGACAAACTCGAATTATGATCAGCGTCCTTCCCATTCGGATAAAAGGGAAAATCGTTGGAGCGGTGGCCACCTTTCAAGATAAAACAACTGTCTTTAATCTAGCGGAAGAACTCACGGGGGTTAAACAGTTCATTGAAGCCCTTCGTGTTCAGAATCATGAGTATATGAATAAGCTGCACACGATTGCAGGGTTAATTCAACTGGGCAAGACCGAACAGGCTCTAACCTATATCTTCGATACAACAGAGCAACAAGAAGAACTAGCCGCCTTCCTAACGAATCAGATAGCTGATTACAGCATCTCCGGTTTATTGCTTGGTAAGGTAAGTCGCGCTAGAGAACTAGGAATTGATCTTCATATTGATCGCAATAGCAGCCTTACCGCCATCCCTAAACCATGGGATTCAAGTGTGATGGTTGCCGTTATCGGGAATTTGTTGCAGAACGCGATGGAAGCGCTTCAGGGACAAGAGCTTGGCAAGCGGAAGATCTACTGTTATATCCGCAATGATTATGAAGTCCTGAACATTATAGTGGAAGATAATGGACCGGGGATTCCAGATGAGATACGAGAATTGATCTATATCCAGGGATTCTCGACAAAAGCCAATAAAGATAAGAACCGGGGGATTGGACTAGCTCTTATTCATCAATACGTGATTAATGCCGAAGGGACCCTGGACTTAATGTCCGACCCGTCGTTCGGAACTCGTTTTGAGATTGCCGTTCCCATGAACCCTGATCGGGAGGAGGAAATGGACCATGGAAGAGAAAATTAG
- a CDS encoding HAD family hydrolase produces MSKISFAAIFDMDGTLLKTEEVAVPAFKKTFEKLTEEGSFRDKIPTDQEITDVFGMTLEEIWNKLLPGQSEEIKKKADRMMLKYELEILKEGKTHLYSGVKETLEKLKEKNIPLFVASNGLDEYIRAVCECFEMTELFQDLYSAGRFQTESKDDLVAKLLKDHNIEDAVMVGDRKSDIQAGKANKLYTIGCAFGFSADGELKEADKIIKDFADVLPIVEERLARSKMG; encoded by the coding sequence TTGAGTAAAATCTCTTTTGCAGCGATTTTTGATATGGATGGAACCCTGTTGAAAACGGAAGAGGTAGCTGTTCCTGCCTTTAAAAAAACATTTGAAAAGCTGACCGAAGAAGGCTCCTTTCGTGACAAAATTCCAACGGATCAAGAAATTACTGATGTATTTGGCATGACCTTAGAAGAAATTTGGAATAAACTTTTGCCAGGTCAGTCTGAAGAGATAAAGAAAAAAGCAGATCGAATGATGCTGAAGTACGAATTGGAGATATTAAAAGAAGGCAAAACCCATCTCTACTCAGGAGTAAAGGAAACCTTAGAAAAGCTGAAAGAAAAGAATATCCCCTTGTTTGTAGCAAGTAATGGATTAGATGAATACATAAGAGCGGTTTGCGAGTGCTTTGAAATGACGGAGTTGTTTCAGGACTTATACAGTGCGGGAAGATTCCAAACGGAAAGCAAAGATGATCTTGTAGCGAAATTGCTGAAGGACCATAACATTGAGGATGCCGTCATGGTGGGGGATCGAAAGTCTGACATCCAAGCGGGTAAAGCAAATAAGCTGTATACGATTGGATGTGCTTTTGGCTTTTCGGCTGATGGAGAGCTTAAGGAAGCGGACAAAATCATTAAGGATTTTGCAGATGTTCTACCTATTGTGGAAGAACGATTAGCAAGGAGCAAAATGGGCTAG
- a CDS encoding CtsR family transcriptional regulator — translation MRNISDIIEQHLKSILQQSRSGIVEIQRSELADQFQCVPSQINYVISTRFSMEKGYIVESKRGGGGYIRIRKVEITGSRNLYELLMDMVGNSMSQSTAENILIRLEEEGFITPREGQIMKAAISRDVLTFDLQIRDQLRAAIIRAMITQIFMHNGGESS, via the coding sequence GTGCGTAATATCTCTGACATCATAGAACAACACCTCAAATCCATCTTGCAGCAAAGTCGGAGCGGTATTGTTGAAATCCAACGGAGTGAATTGGCAGACCAATTCCAATGTGTCCCCTCTCAGATCAACTATGTGATTAGTACCCGCTTTTCCATGGAGAAGGGGTATATTGTTGAAAGTAAAAGAGGGGGCGGAGGATATATCCGTATCCGAAAGGTAGAGATAACAGGCAGTAGAAATCTCTATGAGCTGTTGATGGATATGGTTGGGAACAGCATGAGCCAATCCACTGCGGAAAACATCTTGATTCGGCTGGAAGAAGAGGGATTTATAACTCCAAGAGAGGGCCAGATAATGAAAGCTGCGATCTCCCGTGATGTGTTAACCTTTGACCTTCAGATCAGAGATCAGCTGAGAGCGGCAATCATACGGGCCATGATTACTCAGATCTTTATGCATAATGGAGGGGAGTCATCATGA
- a CDS encoding UvrB/UvrC motif-containing protein gives MICQDCEQRPATLHFTKILNGEKTEFHLCEVCAAEKGEMFPGSPGNFSIHHLLSGLINFEQGKSVGGLSTEKPLRCETCGLTYSQFSKSGRFGCVDCYSSFGAKLDPVFRRIHGSMEHSGKVPRRSGGKIRINKEINELKVLLQEKVAAEEFEQAAAIRDQIKKLEKQLANS, from the coding sequence ATGATATGTCAGGACTGCGAGCAACGTCCAGCTACACTTCATTTTACTAAGATATTGAATGGTGAGAAGACGGAGTTCCACTTATGCGAAGTTTGTGCAGCAGAGAAAGGAGAGATGTTCCCAGGCTCTCCAGGGAATTTTTCGATCCATCACCTTTTGTCCGGGTTAATTAACTTCGAGCAAGGGAAATCGGTTGGGGGATTAAGCACAGAGAAGCCTTTACGTTGTGAAACGTGTGGATTAACTTATTCCCAGTTCAGCAAGAGTGGGCGATTTGGTTGTGTTGACTGCTATTCTAGTTTCGGAGCTAAGCTTGATCCTGTTTTTCGACGAATTCATGGCAGTATGGAACATAGCGGAAAAGTTCCTCGTCGCTCAGGAGGAAAAATCAGGATCAATAAGGAAATTAATGAGTTAAAGGTTTTACTTCAAGAAAAGGTTGCAGCTGAGGAATTTGAACAAGCGGCAGCCATTCGGGATCAAATTAAAAAATTGGAAAAGCAGCTTGCTAATTCCTAA
- a CDS encoding protein arginine kinase has product MSLQRFLEKAVSEWMSGEGPDSDIVISSRVRLARNLRLHPFPMLATESQAKEIIGQVSQVMNTEEFQNLDQFETLYLNDISGLEKRVLVEKHLISPHLANESRHGAVILSENEAVSIMVNEEDHLRIQCLFPGFQLKEAWNISNQIDDVFESYLDFAFDERRGYLTSCPTNVGTGIRASVMMHLPALVLTQQINRILAAIGQIGLVVRGIYGEGSEAAGNLFQISNQITLGHSEEEIIDNLYNVANQIIDHERAARKTLLEHNKIEVEDKLCRSYGILSNARVIESKEAATRLSDLRLAIDTGLIQGISPKVINELMVLIQPGFLQLYSGKDLTPEQRDVRRAKLIRERLLSVVDQ; this is encoded by the coding sequence ATGTCTTTGCAGCGTTTCCTTGAAAAAGCAGTCAGCGAGTGGATGAGTGGAGAGGGTCCCGACTCCGATATCGTCATTAGCAGTCGGGTTCGCCTAGCAAGAAACTTGCGCCTTCATCCCTTTCCTATGCTTGCTACAGAAAGTCAAGCCAAAGAAATTATCGGGCAAGTTTCACAAGTCATGAATACAGAAGAATTTCAGAATCTAGATCAGTTTGAGACGTTATATTTAAACGACATCTCTGGTCTAGAAAAGAGAGTCTTGGTCGAAAAGCACTTAATAAGTCCGCATCTTGCCAATGAATCTCGCCATGGCGCCGTCATCCTTAGTGAAAATGAAGCGGTTAGCATTATGGTAAATGAAGAAGATCATCTTCGTATTCAATGCCTCTTTCCTGGTTTTCAGTTAAAGGAAGCCTGGAACATCTCTAACCAGATTGATGATGTATTTGAGTCGTATTTAGACTTTGCTTTTGATGAGCGAAGAGGTTATCTCACAAGTTGTCCGACGAACGTAGGAACAGGCATTCGGGCCTCCGTTATGATGCATCTGCCAGCCTTGGTTCTGACGCAACAGATTAACCGAATTCTAGCTGCTATTGGACAGATCGGATTGGTCGTTAGGGGGATTTATGGAGAAGGCAGCGAAGCGGCAGGCAACCTATTTCAAATCTCGAATCAAATTACCTTAGGTCATTCTGAGGAAGAAATCATTGATAATCTGTATAATGTAGCTAATCAGATTATTGACCATGAGCGAGCAGCGCGGAAAACCTTGCTCGAACATAACAAGATTGAAGTGGAAGACAAATTATGTCGATCCTATGGAATCTTGTCCAATGCCAGAGTCATCGAATCGAAGGAAGCGGCAACTCGGCTCTCTGATTTGCGCCTTGCGATTGATACAGGTTTGATTCAAGGGATCTCGCCTAAGGTCATTAATGAATTAATGGTATTAATTCAGCCAGGTTTTTTGCAGTTGTATTCCGGGAAGGATCTTACACCTGAACAACGGGATGTGAGAAGAGCGAAGCTCATTCGAGAGAGATTGTTATCCGTCGTGGACCAGTAA
- the clpC gene encoding ATP-dependent protease ATP-binding subunit ClpC has product MMFGRFTERAQKVLALAQEEAVRLGHKNIGTEHILLGLIREGEGIAAKALQALGLGLDKIQGEVETLIGRGGEHPSNINYTPRAKKVIELSMDEARKLGHTYVGTEHILLGLIREGEGVAARVLNNLGVSLNKARQQVLQLLGSNEALSSSNQGTGNAAINTPTLDSLARDLTVQARDGGLDPVIGREKEIERVIQVLSRRTKNNPVLIGEPGVGKTAIAEGLAQKIVQNEIPETLRNKRVMTLDMGTVVAGTKYRGEFEDRLKKIMDEIRQAGNIILFIDELHTLIGAGGAEGAIDASNILKPSLARGELQCIGATTLDEYRKYIEKDAALERRFQPIQVNEPSADEAIQILKGLRDRYEAHHRVKITDESIEAAVKLSDRYISDRFLPDKAIDLIDEAASKVRLQSFTVPPNLKELEQRLEEVRKEKDSAVQSQEFEKAASLRDKEQKIREELDQTKAQWQEKQGQSDYEVTPEDIAQVVAGWTGIPVIKLKEEETERLLNMEKILHQRVIGQEDAVKSISRAIRRARAGLKDPKRPIGSFIFLGPTGVGKTELARALAEVMFGDEDAIIRIDMSEYMEKHSTSRLVGAPPGYVGFEEGGQLTEKVRRKPYSVVLLDEIEKAHPDVFNILLQVLEDGRLTDSKGRTVDFRNTVIIMTSNVGAETIKKGKSLGFTPANNDREYTDMKDRVMDELKRTFRPEFLNRIDELIVFHSLEQVHISEIATLMAGHLRKRLMEQNIDFILTDEAKAYLAKEGFDPVFGARPLRRAIQRHIEDRLSEELLLGNIQKGDTVIIDLKDGKLTVDRDEQSVVS; this is encoded by the coding sequence ATGATGTTCGGTCGATTTACGGAGAGGGCACAAAAGGTCCTGGCTTTAGCCCAGGAGGAAGCAGTTCGTTTAGGTCATAAAAATATTGGGACAGAACATATTCTACTTGGCTTGATTCGTGAGGGAGAGGGAATTGCAGCAAAGGCACTGCAAGCTTTAGGATTAGGTCTTGATAAGATCCAAGGGGAAGTCGAGACACTCATCGGCCGCGGTGGAGAACATCCGAGCAACATCAATTATACCCCTCGGGCCAAGAAAGTGATTGAGCTATCCATGGACGAAGCCAGGAAGCTTGGCCATACTTACGTAGGTACGGAGCACATTCTACTTGGTTTAATTCGCGAAGGAGAAGGCGTGGCTGCTCGCGTGCTAAATAATTTAGGTGTAAGTTTAAATAAAGCAAGACAACAAGTGCTTCAGTTGCTAGGAAGCAATGAGGCCCTGTCTTCAAGCAATCAAGGCACAGGGAATGCAGCCATCAATACTCCGACTTTGGACAGTTTAGCTCGTGATTTAACGGTTCAAGCAAGAGATGGTGGTTTGGATCCTGTTATCGGAAGAGAAAAGGAAATCGAACGTGTAATTCAAGTCTTAAGTCGCCGTACAAAGAATAATCCCGTTCTCATCGGTGAACCAGGCGTTGGGAAAACCGCAATTGCTGAAGGTTTAGCTCAGAAGATTGTTCAAAATGAAATCCCAGAAACGCTACGCAATAAGCGTGTAATGACTCTTGATATGGGTACCGTAGTTGCAGGGACGAAGTACCGTGGGGAATTTGAAGATCGCTTGAAGAAGATCATGGATGAGATCCGTCAAGCTGGTAACATCATTCTATTCATTGATGAGCTTCATACCTTGATCGGAGCTGGAGGAGCAGAAGGAGCCATTGATGCTTCCAACATTCTGAAGCCATCTCTCGCGCGTGGTGAACTGCAGTGCATCGGAGCTACTACGTTAGATGAATATAGAAAGTATATTGAAAAAGATGCAGCACTTGAACGTCGCTTCCAGCCGATTCAAGTCAATGAACCAAGTGCAGATGAAGCCATTCAAATCTTAAAGGGACTTCGCGATCGCTATGAAGCGCACCATCGTGTAAAGATTACAGATGAATCGATCGAAGCAGCCGTAAAGCTCTCCGACCGCTATATCTCTGACCGTTTCCTTCCGGATAAGGCGATAGACTTGATCGATGAAGCTGCTTCTAAAGTTCGCCTTCAATCCTTTACGGTTCCACCAAACCTCAAGGAGTTAGAGCAACGACTAGAAGAGGTAAGAAAAGAAAAAGATTCTGCGGTGCAAAGCCAAGAATTCGAAAAAGCCGCATCGCTTCGAGATAAGGAACAAAAAATCCGCGAGGAACTCGATCAAACGAAGGCTCAGTGGCAAGAAAAGCAAGGCCAATCGGATTATGAAGTAACTCCTGAAGATATTGCGCAAGTCGTAGCGGGATGGACGGGAATCCCGGTTATCAAACTGAAGGAAGAGGAAACAGAGAGATTGCTTAATATGGAAAAGATTCTTCATCAGCGTGTTATTGGGCAGGAGGATGCTGTTAAGTCGATCTCCCGTGCTATCCGTCGTGCGCGCGCTGGTCTGAAGGATCCTAAGCGTCCTATCGGCTCCTTTATTTTCCTTGGTCCTACAGGTGTAGGTAAAACCGAATTAGCTCGTGCTCTAGCTGAAGTCATGTTCGGTGATGAAGATGCGATTATTCGTATTGATATGTCTGAGTACATGGAGAAGCATTCAACTTCTCGATTAGTTGGTGCCCCTCCGGGATATGTAGGTTTTGAAGAGGGTGGCCAGCTGACAGAAAAAGTAAGACGCAAGCCTTATTCTGTCGTCTTACTTGATGAGATTGAGAAAGCACACCCGGATGTATTCAATATTCTCCTTCAAGTCTTAGAAGACGGAAGATTAACGGACTCTAAAGGAAGAACGGTTGACTTCCGCAATACCGTCATCATTATGACATCTAACGTCGGTGCAGAAACAATTAAGAAGGGTAAGAGTCTTGGATTCACGCCTGCAAACAATGATCGTGAATACACCGATATGAAAGATCGTGTAATGGATGAATTGAAGCGTACATTCCGTCCGGAATTCTTAAACCGTATTGACGAACTGATTGTCTTCCATTCTCTGGAGCAGGTGCATATTTCGGAGATTGCTACGCTTATGGCGGGGCATCTTCGTAAGCGTCTCATGGAGCAAAATATCGACTTTATCTTAACCGATGAAGCGAAGGCTTATTTAGCCAAGGAAGGCTTTGATCCGGTGTTTGGGGCAAGACCACTGCGCAGAGCGATTCAACGCCATATCGAAGATCGCTTATCTGAGGAATTATTACTTGGAAATATTCAGAAGGGAGATACCGTCATTATTGATTTAAAGGATGGTAAACTGACGGTTGACCGTGACGAACAAAGCGTAGTAAGTTAA